One Aspergillus oryzae RIB40 DNA, chromosome 2 genomic window carries:
- a CDS encoding uncharacterized protein (predicted protein) has product MTLCREDCIRQKLAENKSRQCLLALCELSESWPVKIWFAKAFANLMSRLTGIKVGSIVSVPSGIVDDAGSMGFSEEPLSLPRRRSPAGATSWDLIASDFLPSSEPSMRSPRFQGSPLTEFLVSGYTSSPADQLLDGLLPFGRIDSTFTPDMALCNSFEPTLPAFDGASTEEGNSQGIWTG; this is encoded by the coding sequence ATGACTCTTTGCCGCGAAGACTGTATTCGGCAAAAGCTAGCGGAGAACAAATCGCGACAATGCCTGCTCGCCCTGTGCGAACTCTCTGAATCCTGGCCTGTCAAAATCTGGTTTGCGAAGGCATTTGCCAATCTGATGAGTAGGCTAACTGGCATCAAAGTGGGGTCCATTGTCAGCGTGCCCTCAGGAATTGTAGATGACGCTGGCAGCATGGGGTTCTCAGAGGAACCCCTTTCACTCCCTCGTCGCCGCTCACCCGCTGGTGCTACCAGTTGGGATCTCATTGCCTCGGATTTCCTCCCCAGCTCGGAGCCAAGTATGCGGTCGCCTCGCTTTCAAGGCTCACCTCTAACGGAGTTTCTCGTGTCAGGCTATACTTCATCGCCGGCCGATCAGCTACTTGATGGTCTACTCCCATTTGGCCGTATCGATAGTACGTTCACTCCGGACATGGCCTTATGTAACAGCTTCGAGCCAACACTACCGGCATTTGATGGAGCTTCGACGGAAGAAGGGAACTCTCAAGGTATCTGGACAGGATAG
- a CDS encoding uncharacterized protein (predicted protein), whose translation MGFDTTPIKTNKLVYKHKLHFENPNSLWFLLLKLYYMGRTAAQFAESSVPNGIQHIAKKCIAGRAILVDWYKWAQRNGRVVDAMTAHSVPFTELLEVIQDQGLSSDDFRAGDIILFRFGYISQYENMPEEKRARLDEVYKRQKPENIGIEPSEELLRFLWEKRIAAVAADSRSFEVWPCTEIEWHLHEWLLAGWGMPIGELFDLEELSIACDEANRYTFFLTSSPMNLGLHSGNPIQLSLAVRELRRVVFLFILVCGFWVRDL comes from the exons ATGGGTTTCGACACTACGCCTATCAAAACGAACAAGTTAGTCTACAAGCATAAGCTGCATTTCGAGAACCCAAACTCACTatggtttcttctgcttAAGCTATACTACATGGGACGTACAGCAGCACAATTCGCCGAATCATCAGTTCCCAATGGAATCCAGC ATATCGCCAAAAAATGCATTGCAGGACGCGCCATACTGGTAGACTGGTACAAATGGGCCCAGAGGAACGGCCGCGTGGTCGACGCCATGACCGCACATTCTGTCCCTTTCACCGAGCTCCTGGAAgtcatccaagaccaaggcCTCTCCTCCGATGACTTCAGGGCCGGggacatcatcctcttccggTTTGGATATATCAGTCAGTACGAAAACATGCCGGAGGAAAAGCGGGCCCGACTCGATGAGGTGTATAAAAGGCAGAAACCCGAGAATATCGGCATCGAGCCTTCGGAAGAGCTCTTGCGGTTTCTCTGGGAGAAACGGATTGCCGCGGTTGCAGCGGATTCTAGATCCTTTGAGGTTTGGCCTTGCACGGAAATCGAATGGCATTTGCATGAGTGGTTGCTTGCTGGTTGGGGGATGCCGATTGGAGAGCTGTTTGAtctggaggagctgagcATCGCTTGTGATGAAGCTAATAGATATACTTTTTTCCTGACAAGCTCACCGATGAAT CTCGGCTTGCACTCTGGCAATCCGATCCAGCTGTCGCTGGCTGTACGAGAGCTTAGACGTGtggtgtttcttttcatcctgGTATGTGGTTTTTGGGTGAGAGATCTTTGA
- a CDS encoding uncharacterized protein (predicted protein), with translation MVELTVGYVSGIIAAGIFVGKLDPEWNITIPWNLTYAFASGLSELSPTVSSIWDIEWRNYELTRRENYNKGSLYAVGSYRQVENRILSDRIEVAEGVIMDTKNGGIGFRNHTLPPQSHHGSTWTEDLLFVLPQTSCVNLNLTLDFKWQSFPVNVTVTDRGGFVNLRHQQPEHSIVQTQHNFDLHNKAYTGAWLTNAMGMVYLNVTNPSSHGYAQSFEYVNSAVGKSFPILNKGTGVSWGPDGISTSTMWGDFFNIPDPGYNASGRAWDIASVRYPNPFNITTKNFTNIGTDAICGLRSIR, from the exons ATGGTTGAGCTCACAGTCGGCTATGTATCTGGTATCATCGCAGCTGGTATCTTCGTAG GCAAATTGGACCCTGAGTGGAACATCACTATCCCATGGAATCTCACATATGCCTTTGCCAGCGGGCTATCAGAATTGTCGCCCACCGTCTCAAGCATCTGGGATATAGAGTGGCGTAACTATGAGCTGACACGGAGGGAAAACTACAACAAAGGATCGCTGTATGCGGTTGGCTCATATCGCCAGGTTGAGAACAGGATCCTTAGCGACCGCATTGAAGTAGCTGAAGGGGTCATAATGGACACCAAGAATGGAGGCATTGGATTCCGCAACCACACATTACCTCCCCAGTCCCATCATGGAAGCACCTGGACAGAAGACTTACTGTTCGTCTTGCCTCAGACTAGTTGcgtcaacctcaacctcacTCTGGATTTTAAGTGGCAATCGTTTCCCGTGAATGTCACCGTAACCGACCGTGGGGGGTTCGTCAACCTACGTCACCAGCAACCGGAGCATTCGATAGTGCAAACGCAGCATAACTTCGACCTGCATAACAAGGCATACACGGGTGCATGGCTAACGAATGCCATGGGCATGGTTTATCTCAATGTCACCAATCCGAGCAGCCACGGCTATGCTCAGTCTTTCGAGTACGTGAACTCGGCGGTAGGGAAGTCATTCCCTATACTCAACAAAGGGACCGGAGTGTCCTGGGGCCCAGATGGCATCTCGACGTCCACCATGTGGGGAGACTTCTTCAACATACCCGACCCTGGGTATAATGCTTCTGGACGGGCGTGGGACATTGCCAGCGTGCGGTATCCAAATCccttcaatatcaccacAAAGAACTTCACCAATATTGGTACAGATGCTATCTGCGGCCTTCGGAGCATTCGCTAA
- a CDS encoding uncharacterized protein (acyl-CoA synthetase), with protein MPVSFWGQDGNKRYHKAYFAEFDGVWTHGDFVSTHPITKQLFSQGRADGVLNPSGVRFGSSEIYQVIESVFSNEVEDSLCVGQRRPSDNDERVILFLKMKPNAAFLQNSRDE; from the exons ATGCCCGTTAGCTTCTGGGGTCAGGATGGCAATAAGCGTTATCACAAGGCGTACTTTGCTGAATTTGACG GTGTCTGGACCCATGGGGACTTTGTCTCGACCCACCCCATCACAAAACAGCTGTTCTCCCAAGGACGTGCTGACGGGGTGCTGAATCCATCGGGCGTCCGGTTCGGCTCGTCAGAAATTTACCAGGTGATCGAGAGCGTCTTTTCCAATGAGGTCGAGGACTCGCTCTGTGTAGGGCAACGGAGACCCTCTGATAACGACGAAAGGGTGATATTGTTCCTTAAGATGAAACCAAATGCTGCCTTTCTACAGAACTCGCGAGACGAGTAA
- a CDS encoding uncharacterized protein (predicted protein) yields MANISRNTEMRRTLVQIVRVNDGQVHIQDSFTIYTADSGKTSNGPPTVGAVDHNLHRLALDLDCLSLDSRCHHFSFLVSEPVLSRHPGLPLYCQRWPLGLVQSLLLGIFRSSVVTLLKNLRRWVIRLNLGPVADLLVLRDKTGEREVGKFPKSQTFDIKSSILIGTLGNPQPTREPSTVSLTRVQSSCSPVLKLRLVLSLSPCYTPVQYQMLERLREESKVLSGTNTLSLSLRTFNTWSARLRLYQLSLEDSYAENLKYKSYMIPAEVYNLYHNPERWIKAAQDGVSSRSSSDTACRIVDKISATRLCVEEMSTYDHRVGRKFFINQIYYLACGNGQVANPGAWNVPFPVVDGAEHISPYVNMADGGNTIFASDGGRIYRDVKLAAPPAQKSLSFKSYTTTLHVSDPNNLPVANSQLEISTDSRTPGNINGVYYVLGVEPVKIKTDATGVATVIQETENINCAVLKVEAGAGTTQAVINPRMKSFEKLGQLDSASSLRHASFPTNTVAGGMRGSPQFSPLVESSVMETDVNAVAEGMKSLKTAYSHIQTPDLRSRKLFNLNCDVIPTDLGHGLETTGSMIALGDLFLLLKSATDATSNVVWNAANDAWHFIVQIAEQVYHAVLDTVDAIVGTIEWIFNSVKTAITKIIRYVEFLFEWDDIRRTKDVMYNITKLFFQHQIDGISEEKRDFETMITSAEQSLGEFAGFSDWSNLGDAAKQPASANVKNPATGQTPGSQMLGNHYRTHAGDLRIVQYPVPSSRIDKDSVQRSLDGQLGDVAKEFGLMEIKAALEKLAVIIVDGILSSTRVVVDTLLDLQKELATGGFDALAAKLHIPIISDILNEIGIEDVSLLDLFTWISVTSFNVVYKIVTNTAPFLDNEDVQALITAKSWDELTPLFHTPSSMTTDLIVLVCGNLEPTLPRLDTA; encoded by the exons ATGGCCAACATCTCTAGGAATACAGAAATGCGGAGAACTTTG GTCCAGATTGTCCGTGTGAACGATGGACAAGTTCATATCCAGGACTCATTCACTATCTATACGGCTGATTCTGGTAAGACCAGCAACGGTCCACCCACTGTTGGAGCTGTCGACCACAACCTGCATCGCCTG GCTCTCGATTTGGATTGTCTCAGCCTTGACAGCAGGTGTCATCACTTCTCGTTTCTGGTGTCAGAACCAGTGCTATCTCGACATCCAGGACTTCCACTTTATTGTCAGAGATGGCCTCTTGGGCTTGTTCAAAGTCTTCTATTGGGTATTTTCCGTTCTAGCGTGGTTACCCTCCTCAAGAACCTGCGTCGCTGGGTCATTCGCCTCAATTTGGGCCCTGTTGCCGATCTTCTCGTTCTGCGTGATAAAAccggagaaagagaagtcgGCAAATTCCCGAAGAGTCAAACTTTCGATATCAAGTCTTCTATTCTCATTGGTACGCTCGGTAACCCTCAGCCCACGCGGGAACCGTCGACCGTGTCCTTAACGAGGGTACAGTCTTCCTGTTCGCCGGTACTGAAACTACGTCTCGTACTCTCGTTATCACCATGTTATACCCCTGTTCAATACCAAATGCTAGAGAGACTGCGCGAAGAGTCAAAAGTCCTAAGCGGCACCAATACCCTCTCACTTAGCTTGAGAACATTCAATACCTG GTCTGCTCGCCTACGGCTCTATCAGCTGTCTCTCGAGGATTCCTACGCAGAAAACCTGAAATACAAAAGCTATATGATACCTGCAGAA GTCTACAACCTCTACCACAACCCCGAGAGATGGATCAAGGCTGCCCAAGATGGTGTCTCCTCAAGAAGTTCGTCAGACACTGCTTGCAGGATAGTAGACAAAATATCGGCTACAA GGCtctgcgttgaagaaatgaGTACATATGACCATAGGGTGGGACGGAAGTTCTTCAT TAACCAGATCTACTACCTGGCATGTGGTAACGGCCAGGTTGCCAACCCTGGAGCTTGGAATGTTCCTTTTCCCGTAGTGGACGGGGCCGAGCACATCTCGCCCTATGTGAATATGGCCGACGGAGGGAATACCATCTTCGCCTCTGACGGTGGAAGGATATACAGA GATGTCAAGCTCGCCGCTCCACCGGCCCAGAAAAGTCTCTCGTTCAAGTCCTATACGACCACCCTTCATGTCTCCGATCCGAATAACCTTCCCGTCGCTAATAGCCAGCTGGAAATATCTACTGACTCCCGTACGCCCGGTAATATCAATGGCGTCTACTATGTCCTTGGAGTGGAGCCAGTTAAGATTAAAACGGATGCCACCGGCGTGGCTACAGTGATTCAGGAGACGGAAAATATCAACTGTGCGGTACTCAAAGTCGAGGCTGGTGCAGGGACTACGCAGGCCGTTATTAACCCGAGGATGAAGTCGTTCGAGAAACTTGGGCAACTTGATTCCGCGAGCTCCCTCCGCCACGCCAGCTTTCCTACCAACACCGTAGCCGGTGGCATGCGAGGCTCTCCACAGTTTAGCCCCCTTGTTGAGTCATCAGTAATGGAAACTGATGTGAATGCAGTCGCAGAGGGCATGAAGAGTCTCAAAACCGCGTACTCACATATACAAACACCAGACTTGAGATCCAGGAAGCTGTTCAACCTCAACTGCGATGTCATTCCGACGGACCTAGGGCATGGCCTGGAAACCACAGGCTCCATGATCGCTCTTGgagatcttttccttttgctgAAATCCGCTACGGACGCCACATCAAACGTAGTATGGAATGCTGCCAATGATGCGTGGCACTTTATCGTCCAGATAGCCGAACAGGTGTACCATGCTGTACTCGACACAGTCGATGCTATCGTGGGCACTATTGAGTGGATTTTCAACTCGGTGAAGACGGCCATTACTAAGATTATCCGGTATGTCGAGTTCCTATTTGAGTGGGACGATATCCGGAGGACCAAGGATGTTATGTACAACATCACGAAGCTGTTCTTTCAGCACCAGATCGATGGAATCAgcgaagagaagagggaTTTTGAGACCATGATAACCTCTGCTGAGCAATCGCTTGGCGAATTCGCTGGCTTTAGCGACTGGTCGAATCTAGGCGACGCTGCCAAACAGCCAGCCTCGGCCAATGTGAAAAACCCGGCAACGGGGCAGACTCCCGGTTCGCAAATGTTAGGAAATCATTATCGAACACATGCCGGCGATCTTAGGATTGTCCAGTATCCTGtgccttcttcgagaatTGACAAGGACTCCGTCCAGAGAAGTCTTGACGGC CAACTGGGGGACGTAGCTAAAGAATTCGGCTTGATGGAAATCAAGGCTGCCCTCGAAAAGCTGGCTgtcatcatcgttgatggTATTCTCTCCAGCACGCGGGTTGTAGTCGACACTCTACTCGACTTACAAAAGGAGCTTGCTACTGGGGGCTTCGACGCATTGGCTGCAAAACTGCATATCCCGATTATCTCGGATATTCTTAATGAAATTGGAATTGAGGATGTATCCCTTCTGGACTTATTTACCTGGATCAGTGTCACCAGCTTCAACGTGGTGTATAAGATTGTTACCAATACCGCGCCTTTCCTGGACAACGAGGATGTTCAAGCCCTCATTACAGCCAAGAGCTGGGACGAGTTGACCCCGTTGTTCCATACACCATCCTCCATGACAACAGACTTGATCGTCCTGGTCTGCGGGAACCTGGAACCGACCCTGCCCCGGCTAGACACAGCATAA
- a CDS encoding uncharacterized protein (predicted protein): MAAFQNLVRFAVGDRAHYRGLIEAVDGKYKVQRFDGTPFDGVVKTNEEHEVETLLSPIESTPNVIYIGLNYKAHAQESKLPVPTYPPVFTKPADALASPFEKIEIHPDAQPLLDYEGELTVVIGKDAKNVTEEEALDYVLGYTAGNGHSPRDISTLSVRTSAAQDQSTRDRESRFSAAGDKHWNGFARLPF, encoded by the exons ATGGCTGCTTTTCAGAATCTTGTTCGATTTGCCGTCGGAGACCGCGCACACTATAGAGGACTCATTGAGGCCGTCGATGGGAAATATAAGGTGCAGCGATTCGATGGAACTCCGTTCGACGGAGTGGTGAAAACAAATGAGGAGCATGAAGTTGAGACT CTACTATCCCCAATCGAAAGCACCCCGAATGTGATATACATTGGATTAAACTACAAGGCGCATGCCCAGGAATCCAAG CTCCCGGTACCGACCTATCCTCCCGTCTTCACCAAGCCAGCGGATGCCCTCGCCAGCCCTTTCGAGAAGATTGAAATTCACCCGGACGCGCAGCCGCTGCTCGACTACGAGGGCGAGTTGACTGTGGTCATCGGCAAAGATGCCAAAAACGTGACGGAGGAGGAAGCGTTAGATTATGTGCTGGGGTACACAGCCGGAAAC GGTCACTCGCCTAGGGATATCTCCACGCTATCTGTACGAACTTCAGCGGCGCAAGATCAGTCCACGAGAGATCGCGAATCTAGGTTCTCTGCAGCTGGTGATAAGCACTGGAATGGTTTTGCCCGACTCCCTTTTTGA
- a CDS encoding uncharacterized protein (predicted protein) — MLGGNCLGKDSIGVLSAILLCRSFLVFDIERPNGLGNAVSASHLKRCFLRLSQSIGSLEERQDVGPIDSNSSASCEAHRIAYYNGTLIVRISPQRKAHKVKPLDGNACGEYEDRTFEFIWDALVGLIPTAPNAPSPNPFFLSLYAWDEGYRLPNENEPANYSEYQGTWFHTFSRFGHSILLYEEASD, encoded by the exons ATGCTGGGCGGTAATTGCCTCGGAAAAGACTCGATTGGAGTATTGAGTGCGATATTGCTCTGCCGATCTTTCCTCGTATTTGACATCGAGAGGCCGAATGGGCTTGGCAATGCTGTATCCGCCTCGCACTTAAAGCGCTGCTTCCTGCGTCTGAGTCAATCAATCGGAAGCCTCGAAGAGAGACAAGATGTGGGCCCGATTGATTCcaattcttctgcttcttgtgAAGCCCACCGTATCGC TTACTATAACGGCACGCTCATCGTGAGGATAAGTCCGCAGCGCAAAGCACATAAAGTGAAGCCGCTGGACGGCAATGCCTGCGGAGAGTATGAAGATCGTACATTCGAATTCATTTGGGACGCTCTCGTCGGCTTAATCCCGACTGCGCCCAACGCACCTTCACCaaacccattcttccttAGCCTCTATGCGTGGGACGAGGGCTATAGACTGCCAAACGAGAACGAACCTGCGAATTACAGCGAGTACCAAGGGACCTGGTTCCACACGTTTTCGAGGTTTGGACACAGTATCCTTCTTTATGAAGAGGCTTCAGACTGA
- a CDS encoding uncharacterized protein (predicted protein) yields the protein MSTEFMRQLDIPFNASGICTPTSSKEDLLFKGTYMVPDSEAHLEWMRDLSVPTIRGYFNLGRAYISISGYLRAISEETELVGKAEVVFQGQIDNARSDQLLLGKKRPEWNATLGFSVPAGGDVASVAISTKSWKTELQG from the exons ATGAGCACGGAATTTATGCGGCAACTAGATATCCCTTTTAACGCGTCCGGCATCTGCACGCCAACAAGCTCGAAGGAGGATTTGCTCTTCAAAGGCACATACATGGTCCCAGATAGCGAGGCACATCTTGAGTGGATGAGGGATTTGTCTGTCCCAACCATTCGCGGATATTTCAACCTAGGCCGGGcgtatatatctatatccgGATACCTCCGTGCCATCAGTGAGGAAACAGAGCTTGTGGGGAAAGCCGAGGTTGTCTTCCAAGGACAGATAGATAATGCGAGGTCGGATCAACTGTTGCTGGGCAAGAAAAGGCCAGAGTGGAACGCTACGCTGGGGTTTTCTGTGCCTGCTGGTGGAGACGTTGCTTCGGTGGCGATATCTACCAAATCGTGGAAGACGGAACTTCAGGG atag
- a CDS encoding uncharacterized protein (predicted protein) yields MTNVGVVCGIVYGAARRTDGGNHLIRESDSTWQIPIYSCASAAKALIKTVRFRYDGSGSLGGLRVVDMTEKTYQTEDENPLWGVENTSIRLDVAQPLWGIVSKEYQNRSDISVIRKESLWLPGFGDTTLSLPVNGLLNLPGASFHLSSFAYLYSLSSSITNSVSDYTGETSSALYSKWRGYSTQADTTSTIINLIWTDIVANAVVGTRGWLSPQGIPVGSANVSGQVEVPVTEYRKTIQYRVPFGIPAFFALFWILLSMVTVMILLLCGFDDNMGLIGGN; encoded by the exons ATGACGAACGTGGGCGTCGTCTGTGGAATAGTCTATGGCGCGGCACGAAGGACAGACGGAGGTAATCATTTGATACGAGAGTCCGACAGCACATGGCAGATACCGATCTACTCCTGCGCGTCggctgccaaggctctgATCAAGACGGTACGCTTCCGCTACGACGGTTCCGGTAGTCTTGGTGGCCTTCGCGTCGTGGATATGACTGAGAAGACGTATCAAACTGAGGATGAAAACCCGCTCTGGGGAGTTGAAAACACCTCCATCCGGCTAGATGTCGCGCAGCCACTTTGGGGTATTGTTtccaaagaatatcaaaacAGAAGCGACATCTCAGTCATTCGAAAAGAATCGCTCTGGCTACCCGGATTTGGTGACACGACTCTAAGCCTCCCGGTCAATGGCTTGTTAAATTTACCGGGAGCCTCGTTCCATCTGTCATCGTTTGCGTATCTGTACTCACTGAGCAGCTCCATTACGAACAGCGTTAGCGACTATACCGGGGAGACGAGCAGCGCTTTATATTCGAAATGGAGAGGTTACTCAACGCAAGCAGACACCACTTCTACCATTATCAATCTGATCTGGACGGATATAGTTGCCAACGCTGTAGTCGGTACCAGAGGATGGCTTTCACCGCAGGGCATTCCGGTAGGCAGTGCCAATGTTTCGGGGCAAGTAGAGGTACCGGTGACAGAATACAGGAAGACCATCCAGTACCGAGTCCCATTCGGAATTCCAGCTTTTTTTGCTCTATTTTGGATCTTGCTTTCTATGGTAACCGTGATGATTCTATTGCTTTGCG GCTTTGACGACAACATGGGCCTCATCGGTGGGAACTAA